The Methyloferula stellata AR4 genome includes a window with the following:
- a CDS encoding outer membrane protein assembly factor BamE: MVLLAKPILAATLALSLGGCITGYDGEVLHGYQPDQRSLAQVRPGSSAEQVLVLLGTPSTTSTVGGDAWYYVSQETKRMVAFMDPKIVDRHIYAVYFDKSKKVQRVANYGIEDGKVVDFVSRSTPTGGAESTFLRGMLLNLFRFG, encoded by the coding sequence ATGGTTTTGCTTGCTAAACCGATTTTGGCTGCCACGCTCGCCTTGTCGCTTGGCGGTTGCATTACGGGCTATGACGGCGAAGTTCTACATGGCTACCAGCCCGATCAAAGATCGTTGGCGCAGGTTCGCCCGGGCTCCTCGGCCGAACAGGTTCTCGTTTTGTTGGGCACGCCGTCCACCACATCGACGGTCGGCGGCGACGCCTGGTACTACGTCTCGCAAGAAACCAAGCGCATGGTCGCCTTCATGGATCCGAAGATTGTCGACCGGCATATTTATGCCGTCTATTTCGACAAATCGAAAAAGGTTCAGCGGGTCGCCAATTATGGCATCGAAGACGGCAAGGTCGTGGATTTCGTGTCGCGCTCGACGCCGACAGGCGGTGCGGAATCGACCTTCCTGCGCGGCATGCTGCTCAATCTTTTCAGGTTCGGCTAG
- a CDS encoding ubiquinol-cytochrome C chaperone family protein produces MFASLARLKVRLLGSSSNRLVIDRLHGEIVAAARNPVLFTGFGIEDNFEGRFESVVLHAALVLRRLRTLPAPAPDVAQDLADALFRHFEVALRELGVGDSSVPKKMKGLAEAFFGRGLAYDEALRCGHGELADALKRNVYAGRKGGEALSIYVAALDAALAAAPVEAFIKGPVPFPSPSAVPMEAIA; encoded by the coding sequence ATGTTTGCAAGTCTCGCGCGGTTGAAAGTCAGGTTGCTGGGTTCATCGTCCAATCGATTAGTCATCGACCGGCTTCACGGCGAGATCGTGGCAGCCGCACGCAATCCGGTTCTGTTCACGGGTTTCGGAATCGAAGATAATTTCGAAGGCCGGTTTGAGTCCGTCGTGCTGCATGCCGCCCTTGTCTTGCGAAGGCTCCGCACCTTGCCGGCGCCCGCACCCGATGTCGCGCAAGATCTGGCCGATGCGCTGTTTCGCCATTTCGAAGTCGCCTTGCGGGAACTAGGCGTCGGCGACTCCTCGGTGCCGAAGAAAATGAAGGGCCTTGCCGAAGCTTTCTTCGGCCGGGGCCTAGCCTATGACGAGGCGCTGCGCTGCGGCCATGGCGAGCTAGCGGACGCCTTGAAGCGCAATGTCTATGCTGGCCGGAAGGGCGGCGAGGCCCTGAGCATCTATGTCGCGGCGCTCGATGCCGCGCTTGCCGCCGCGCCGGTCGAGGCCTTTATCAAGGGGCCAGTGCCATTTCCTTCACCCTCGGCCGTGCCGATGGAGGCCATCGCATGA
- a CDS encoding YceD family protein, whose product MKPKSSGKPSGAKSGGSDLNAGVPFSRLVTVDPMPDEGFEVAIEADAAERAALAALDGLVDIGKLDAVFHVMRRPQGRVNVRGEVRATITQTCVVSLDPFESAVAEQVDVDFMRPEEIEKAEKERAKREKAMPRDQAKFEEEDEDPPDPIVNGKIDLGVLATEFLALALDPYPKKPGVSFEEVLTEKPEERESPFAILRKWDKTS is encoded by the coding sequence ATGAAACCTAAATCAAGCGGAAAACCGTCCGGCGCGAAATCCGGCGGCAGCGATCTCAACGCGGGCGTGCCCTTTTCGCGCCTCGTCACGGTCGATCCGATGCCGGACGAGGGCTTCGAGGTCGCGATCGAAGCCGATGCGGCGGAACGCGCGGCGCTCGCGGCTCTGGACGGGCTGGTCGATATCGGAAAACTCGACGCTGTTTTTCATGTCATGCGCAGGCCGCAAGGCCGGGTCAATGTCAGGGGCGAGGTCAGAGCGACGATCACGCAAACCTGCGTCGTCAGCCTCGATCCGTTTGAATCGGCGGTCGCCGAGCAGGTGGATGTCGATTTCATGCGGCCTGAAGAGATAGAAAAGGCTGAGAAGGAAAGGGCCAAACGCGAAAAGGCCATGCCGCGCGATCAAGCGAAGTTCGAGGAAGAGGACGAAGATCCGCCGGATCCGATCGTTAACGGCAAGATCGATCTTGGCGTGCTGGCCACCGAATTTCTGGCGCTGGCGCTCGATCCCTACCCGAAAAAGCCGGGAGTCAGCTTCGAAGAGGTTCTGACGGAAAAGCCGGAAGAGCGGGAATCGCCCTTTGCCATCTTGCGTAAATGGGACAAGACCTCTTAA
- the plsX gene encoding phosphate acyltransferase PlsX: MIEPVRIAVDAMGGDHGPEVIIPGAAHAFERHPDVRFLFFGDEKRIRPVLEASPRLAAVSRLHHTDVAVSMEDKPSQALRKGRRVSSMWLAIEAVKKGEADVAVSAGNTGALMAMSKICLHMMAHIERPAIAAFWPTLRGETVVLDVGATIGANAQHLFDLAVMGSALARIVFNLQRPTVGLLNVGVEEIKGLEEVKAASRLLRQTPLASLDYYGFVEGDDIGKGTVDVVVTEGFAGNIALKTAEGTAKQIGQYLREAMRHGWLSRLGYLLAQPAFARLKTKMDPRNLNGGVFLGLDGVVIKSHGGSDAIGTARAIEIGYAMARHELLHKIREALAVSHEEAPVLSVEPNAKACDASAPPAPMEASDR; this comes from the coding sequence ATAATCGAACCGGTCCGGATCGCCGTGGATGCGATGGGCGGCGACCATGGTCCGGAAGTGATCATCCCGGGCGCGGCGCATGCGTTCGAACGCCACCCCGATGTGCGTTTTCTGTTTTTCGGAGACGAGAAACGGATCAGGCCGGTGCTCGAAGCCTCGCCGCGCCTCGCCGCCGTCTCGCGCCTGCATCATACGGACGTCGCGGTGTCGATGGAGGACAAGCCGAGCCAGGCCTTGCGGAAAGGCCGGCGCGTCTCGTCCATGTGGCTTGCCATCGAGGCCGTGAAAAAAGGCGAAGCCGATGTGGCGGTCTCGGCCGGCAATACCGGCGCGCTCATGGCCATGTCGAAAATCTGCCTGCACATGATGGCCCATATCGAGCGTCCGGCGATCGCCGCCTTCTGGCCGACGCTGCGCGGCGAGACGGTCGTCCTCGATGTCGGCGCGACGATCGGCGCCAATGCCCAGCATCTCTTCGATCTTGCGGTCATGGGCTCGGCTTTGGCCCGCATCGTCTTCAATCTGCAGCGTCCGACCGTCGGCCTGTTGAATGTCGGGGTCGAAGAGATCAAGGGGCTCGAAGAAGTGAAGGCGGCGTCCCGCCTCTTGCGCCAGACGCCGCTCGCGAGCCTCGACTATTACGGCTTCGTCGAAGGCGACGACATCGGCAAGGGCACGGTCGACGTGGTGGTGACGGAAGGCTTTGCCGGCAATATCGCGCTCAAGACGGCCGAAGGAACCGCCAAGCAGATCGGCCAATATTTGCGCGAAGCCATGCGCCATGGTTGGCTGTCGCGGCTCGGGTATCTCCTGGCGCAGCCGGCTTTCGCAAGGCTCAAGACAAAAATGGATCCGCGCAATCTGAACGGCGGGGTCTTTCTTGGGCTGGACGGGGTAGTCATCAAAAGCCACGGCGGTTCGGATGCGATCGGAACGGCGCGCGCCATCGAGATCGGCTATGCCATGGCGCGGCACGAACTCTTGCATAAGATCCGCGAAGCCCTTGCCGTTTCGCACGAGGAGGCGCCCGTGCTGAGCGTCGAGCCAAATGCGAAGGCCTGCGACGCATCCGCGCCGCCGGCCCCGATGGAAGCATCCGATCGCTAG
- a CDS encoding beta-ketoacyl-ACP synthase III: protein MTHEQKDRLRSVVVGIGSYLPNRIVSNQDLEKSLETTDEWIVQRTGITQRHIAADDERTSTLGLRAAEAALADAGLTGKDIDLIIVATSTPDYVFPSVATQIQAGLGMYHGAAFDVQAVCSGFVFGVATADKFLQSGSHKRALVIGAETFSRLLDWTDRTTCVLFGDGAGAIVLEAQASAGTVKDRGVLTSHLRSDGRHFDKLYVDGGPSATRSVGHLRMSGREVFRHAVGMVTDVMADAFAATGTGPADLDWFVPHQANRRIIDASAEKLGISPEKVVTTVQYHANTSAASIPLALAVACGDGRIKKGDLVMIEAMGGGFTWGSALIRW from the coding sequence TTGACTCATGAACAGAAAGACCGGCTGCGGTCCGTCGTCGTCGGGATCGGTTCCTATCTTCCCAACCGGATCGTCAGCAATCAGGATCTCGAAAAATCGCTCGAGACGACCGATGAGTGGATCGTTCAGCGGACCGGCATCACGCAGCGCCACATCGCGGCAGACGATGAGCGGACCTCGACGCTGGGGCTTCGGGCGGCCGAAGCGGCTCTCGCGGATGCAGGCCTGACCGGCAAGGATATCGATCTCATCATCGTCGCGACTTCGACGCCGGACTATGTGTTTCCGTCGGTGGCGACCCAAATCCAGGCCGGTCTCGGCATGTATCACGGCGCGGCCTTCGATGTGCAGGCCGTCTGCTCCGGATTTGTCTTCGGTGTCGCGACGGCGGATAAGTTTCTGCAGTCCGGATCGCATAAGCGCGCTTTGGTGATTGGCGCCGAGACCTTTTCAAGGCTGCTCGATTGGACCGACCGAACCACCTGCGTTCTTTTCGGCGATGGCGCGGGTGCCATCGTGCTCGAAGCGCAAGCCTCGGCAGGCACGGTGAAGGACCGGGGCGTTCTGACCTCGCATCTGCGCTCGGACGGGCGGCATTTCGATAAGCTCTATGTCGACGGCGGGCCCTCGGCGACGCGCAGTGTCGGGCATTTGCGCATGTCGGGCAGGGAGGTCTTCCGGCACGCCGTCGGCATGGTCACCGATGTCATGGCGGATGCCTTTGCCGCGACCGGAACCGGGCCAGCCGACCTCGACTGGTTCGTTCCACACCAGGCCAACCGCCGGATCATCGACGCTTCCGCCGAAAAACTTGGCATTTCGCCGGAAAAAGTTGTGACGACCGTCCAATATCACGCGAATACGTCGGCTGCGTCGATTCCATTGGCCTTGGCGGTCGCCTGCGGCGACGGCCGGATCAAAAAAGGCGATCTCGTCATGATCGAGGCTATGGGCGGCGGATTTACCTGGGGGTCGGCGCTGATCCGTTGGTAA
- a CDS encoding integration host factor subunit alpha, translating to MPDIEIATPLQTGGETREQNRSRTLTRVDLAEAVYQRVGLSRKESAALVQAVLTELSDRLVAGESVKLSSFGSFVVRAKGERIGRNPKTGVEVPITQRRVMVFKPSNVLKARINGQTVPDNEAD from the coding sequence ATGCCGGACATCGAAATAGCAACACCCCTGCAAACAGGGGGAGAAACCAGGGAGCAGAACCGGTCGCGCACGCTGACGCGTGTCGATCTGGCCGAAGCCGTCTATCAGCGTGTCGGGCTTTCGCGCAAGGAATCGGCTGCGCTCGTGCAGGCCGTCTTGACGGAATTGTCGGACCGGCTCGTTGCTGGCGAGTCCGTCAAATTGTCATCCTTCGGTTCGTTCGTCGTGCGCGCCAAAGGCGAACGGATCGGCCGTAATCCGAAGACGGGAGTCGAAGTGCCGATCACGCAGCGGCGCGTCATGGTCTTCAAGCCGTCGAACGTGCTGAAGGCTCGGATCAACGGACAGACAGTTCCGGACAACGAAGCGGACTGA
- a CDS encoding MerR family transcriptional regulator, producing the protein MEKSAEAFRTISEVADELDLPQHVLRFWETRFIQIKPLKRGGGRRYYRPDDVELLRAIRQLLYGEGYTIKGVQKILKEQGARSVIAAYRAASIAGGERMSLIFGPGAETEADPQARYEEAMHPAPARNGAYAAAGISPDGADFQAYAGEGSDGSAMALHEADLRRLEALLAELDECERILHAARRS; encoded by the coding sequence ATGGAAAAAAGCGCCGAAGCTTTTCGGACGATAAGTGAAGTCGCCGACGAGCTCGATCTTCCCCAGCATGTGCTGCGGTTCTGGGAAACCCGTTTCATCCAGATCAAGCCGCTGAAACGCGGCGGTGGGCGGCGCTATTACCGTCCCGACGATGTCGAGCTTCTGCGTGCCATTCGCCAGCTTCTCTACGGCGAGGGCTACACGATCAAGGGCGTCCAAAAAATCCTGAAAGAGCAGGGCGCGCGGTCGGTCATCGCTGCCTATCGCGCTGCGTCGATCGCTGGCGGCGAGCGGATGAGTCTCATCTTCGGGCCGGGCGCCGAGACCGAAGCGGACCCACAAGCCCGCTATGAAGAGGCCATGCATCCGGCGCCGGCACGAAACGGCGCCTATGCCGCGGCCGGAATTTCGCCTGACGGCGCGGATTTTCAGGCCTATGCCGGCGAAGGGTCCGACGGCTCGGCGATGGCGCTTCACGAGGCCGATCTGCGCCGGCTTGAGGCGTTGCTAGCCGAGCTCGATGAATGTGAACGGATTTTGCATGCCGCCCGGCGGTCTTAA
- a CDS encoding molybdopterin-dependent oxidoreductase produces the protein MDRFNTGLNRRRFLTGAGLATLSLTSSSALAKEFADLSPPGDTSFRAFATAFPGKGPMILQRTRPPLLETPFNVFDKSIITPNDQFYVRWHWANIPTKIDADAFRLNVRGQVNLNLSLSLQDLAAMPSVDLVAVNQCSGNSRGFFQPRVPGAQWSNGSMGNARWTGVRLKDVLDRAGVKAGAVAVRFNGLDQPVMPDGPDFMKSLAIDHARDGEVMIAYQMNGEQLPLLNGFPLRLVVPGWYATYWVKMLNDIEVLDKPDDNYWTAKAYLIPDTPMASIKPGETGVKMVPINRMVPRSFFTNMPSGDSVAADTPVSLRGIAFGGDAGVKSTDLSLDGGMTWLPAQLGKDEGKYSFRRWEASLNLPRGRHNVLVRCTNSNGDMQPLAASWNPSGFMRNPIETVGLFATHGDR, from the coding sequence ATGGATCGATTCAACACGGGCCTCAACCGGCGCCGGTTCTTGACCGGTGCCGGCCTCGCAACACTATCGCTTACCTCATCATCGGCGCTTGCCAAAGAATTCGCCGATCTGAGCCCGCCGGGGGATACTAGCTTTCGCGCCTTCGCAACGGCCTTTCCCGGCAAAGGCCCGATGATCCTGCAGAGGACGCGGCCGCCGCTGCTTGAGACGCCGTTCAACGTCTTCGACAAGAGCATCATCACCCCGAACGATCAATTCTATGTCCGCTGGCACTGGGCCAATATTCCGACAAAGATCGATGCCGATGCCTTCCGCCTGAATGTGCGCGGACAGGTCAATTTGAACCTCAGCCTGTCGCTTCAAGATCTTGCCGCGATGCCTTCCGTCGATCTCGTCGCCGTCAATCAATGCTCCGGCAATTCGCGCGGCTTTTTCCAGCCCCGCGTGCCGGGCGCGCAATGGAGCAATGGGTCGATGGGCAATGCCCGCTGGACCGGCGTGCGCCTGAAAGACGTGCTCGATCGCGCCGGCGTCAAGGCCGGCGCCGTGGCCGTGCGATTCAACGGCCTCGATCAGCCGGTCATGCCCGATGGGCCGGACTTCATGAAATCTCTGGCAATCGATCATGCGCGCGACGGCGAGGTCATGATTGCCTATCAGATGAATGGCGAGCAATTGCCGCTTTTAAACGGCTTTCCGCTCAGGCTCGTCGTGCCCGGCTGGTATGCGACCTACTGGGTCAAGATGCTGAACGACATAGAGGTGCTCGACAAACCCGATGACAATTACTGGACGGCCAAGGCCTATCTCATTCCCGATACGCCGATGGCATCGATCAAGCCGGGTGAGACGGGCGTCAAAATGGTGCCGATCAACCGTATGGTGCCGCGCTCCTTCTTCACCAATATGCCCTCCGGCGACAGCGTCGCCGCCGATACGCCTGTCAGTCTGCGCGGGATCGCTTTCGGCGGCGATGCCGGCGTCAAAAGCACCGATCTGTCGCTCGACGGGGGGATGACATGGCTGCCCGCGCAGCTTGGGAAGGACGAAGGCAAATATAGCTTCCGGCGTTGGGAAGCCTCTCTCAATCTGCCGCGCGGCAGGCACAATGTTCTGGTGCGCTGCACCAACAGCAATGGAGACATGCAGCCGCTGGCCGCGAGCTGGAACCCATCCGGCTTCATGCGAAACCCGATCGAGACGGTCGGCCTCTTCGCCACGCACGGAGATCGATGA
- a CDS encoding RrF2 family transcriptional regulator → MLTKKGKYGLKAMVHLAGRIPGETTLVTDIADTNDIPKKFLDTILGELRNAGFVNSKKGKGGGYTLAKAAHEIRVGHIIRVLDGPLAPIQCASKSSYRRCDDCTDEKTCSVRLIMLETREAIATILDNRTLAEMRALAKSEEAEFMYNI, encoded by the coding sequence ATGCTGACAAAAAAGGGCAAATACGGTCTCAAGGCCATGGTTCATCTCGCCGGTCGAATCCCCGGCGAGACGACGCTCGTCACGGATATCGCCGATACCAACGATATCCCGAAAAAATTTCTCGATACGATCCTCGGCGAATTGCGCAATGCCGGCTTCGTCAATTCGAAAAAGGGCAAAGGCGGCGGCTATACTTTGGCCAAGGCCGCCCATGAAATCCGCGTCGGACATATTATCCGCGTGCTCGACGGACCGCTCGCGCCGATCCAATGCGCCAGCAAATCCTCCTACAGGCGCTGCGACGATTGCACCGACGAGAAGACCTGCAGCGTCCGGCTGATCATGCTCGAAACGCGCGAGGCCATTGCAACCATCCTCGACAATCGCACGCTCGCGGAAATGCGCGCGCTGGCGAAGAGCGAGGAAGCCGAGTTCATGTATAATATCTAG